In Aspergillus nidulans FGSC A4 chromosome IV, a single window of DNA contains:
- a CDS encoding ammonium permease meaA (transcript_id=CADANIAT00000556): MASEGMAPFTPEYASYNWTGAPSDYSSLATNELGGNSRVENLNKWYQSGDQAYIIVASAMVMLMVPGLGFLYSGLARRKSALSMIWACMGSMCVVTFQWYFWGYSLAFSPTATNGYIGNLRNFGLMKVLADPSPGSPLVPNLLYAFYQMQFCAVTAAIIMGAVAERGRLLPAMVFTFVWATIVYCPIACWVWNVNGWAFNYGVLDYAGGGPVEICSGLSALAYSMVLGRRQERMMLNFRPHNVSLILLGTVFLWFGWLGFNGGSSFGANMRATMACWNTNLTAAFGAITWVILDWRLARKWSMVGWCSGTISGLVAATPASGFLPPWASVVLGIVTGIVCNYSTKVKYWIRIDDSMDVFAEHGVAGIVGLIFNAFFADDAIVGLDGVNTGSEMGGWLIHNWKQLYIQIAFIVAASAYSFVVSAIVAYAINAIPGLKLRASEEAELLGMDDDQLGEFAYDYVEVRRDYLAWTPQKHDQHADGHEVPAAARYGIGEHSEMMLDGEAPTGATNSRGSEVSGVQEINVKEESQRPAPPTDAEKAAQGL; encoded by the exons atggcctcTGAAGGCATGGCTCCCTTCACTCCCGAGTATGCCTCGTACAACTGGACAGGCGCTCCCTCAGACTATTCCAGCCTGGCCACCAACGAGCTGGGCGGAAACTCAA GGGTGGAAAACTTGAACAAATGGTACCAGTCGGGTGACCAAGCCTACATCATCGTTGCttcggccatggtcatgCTCATGGTGCCTGGCCTCGGATTCCTTTACTCCGGTCTCGCTCGCCGCAAGTCAGCCCTCAGCATGATCTGGGCTTGTATGGGCTCGATGTGCGTTGTAACATTCCAATGGTACTTCTGGGGTTACTCGCTTGCTTTCTCTCCCACCGCTACAAATGGATACATTGGAAACCTGCGCAATTTCGGTCTGATGAAGGTTCTGGCGGACCCCAGCCCAGGGTCTCCTCTGGTTCCTAACCTCCTCTACGCCTTCTACCAG ATGCAATTCTGTGCCGTAACTGCTGCTATCATTATGGGAGCGGTTGCCGAACGTgggcgtcttcttcctgccatGGTCTTTACTTTCGTCTGGGCCACAATCGTGTACTGCCCCATCGCTTGCTGGGTATGGAATGTCAACGGCTGGGCCTTCAACTATGGCGTGCTGGATtatgctggtggtggccCCGTCGAAATCTGCTCCGGTCTTTCGGCGCTCGCATACTCTATGGTCCTCGGTCGTCGCCAGGAGCGCATGATGCTCAACTTCCGCCCCCACAATGTTTCCCTCATTCTGCTCGGTACCGTCTTTCTCTGGTTCGGATGGCTTGGATTCAACGGTGGCTCGTCATTCGGTGCAAACATGCGCGCTACGATGGCATGCTGGAACACAAACTTGACCGCTGCCTTTGGCGCGATCACTTGGGTTATTCTCGATTGGCGCCTGGCTCGCAAGTGGTCGATGGTCGGTTGGTGTTCCGGTACAATCTCCGGTCTTGTCGCTGCTACTCCTGCTTCCGGTTTCCTTCCTCCCTGGGCTAGTGTTGTTCTCGGTATTGTGACCGGCATTGTATGCAACTACTCCACGAAGG TGAAATACTGGATCCGTATTGATGACTCTATGGATGTGTTCGCCGAGCACGGTGTTGCTGGTATTGTCGGTCTCATTTTCAACGCCTTCTTCGCAGACGACGCCATCGTCGGCCTTGACGGGGTCAACACCGGTTCTGAAATGGGCGGCTGGCTCATCCACAACTGGAAGCAACTTTACATCCAAATCGCCTTCATCGTCGCTGCCTCCGCCTACTCCTTCGTTGTGTCGGCCATTGTCGCCTACGCCATCAACGCCATCCCAGGCCTGAAGCTCCGTGCATCCGAAGAGGCCGAACTCCTCGGCATGGATGATGATCAGCTGGGTGAATTCGCTTACGACTATGTTGAGGTCCGTCGTGACTACCTTGCCTGGACACCCCAGAAGCACGACCAACACGCAGACGGTCATGAGGTTCCTGCTGCCGCGAGGTATGGCATCGGGGAGCACAGCGAGATGATGCTCGACGGTGAGGCTCCCACAGGTGCGACCAACAGCCGCGGAAGTGAGGTATCAGGCGTGCAAGAAATCAATGTCAAGGAAGAATCGCAACGGCCTGCGCCGCCGACCGACGCCGAGAAGGCTGCTCAGGGGCTTTAA